A stretch of the Oxyura jamaicensis isolate SHBP4307 breed ruddy duck chromosome 4, BPBGC_Ojam_1.0, whole genome shotgun sequence genome encodes the following:
- the NPY2R gene encoding neuropeptide Y receptor type 2 isoform X2: protein MGPLEAIGEENQTDEMKMELFTKLYLPRYTTPLNELALDPKPELNDSTTLVEVQIILIFAYCSIILLGVIGNSLVIHVIIKFKSMRTVTNFFIANLAVADLLVNTLCLPFTLVYTLLGEWKLGPVLCHLVPYAQALAVHVSTVTLTVIALDRHRCIVYHLESKISKRISFLIIGVAWAVSALLASPLAIFREYSLIEIIPDFKIVVCSEKWPGEGQLNYGTIYSISMLLIQYVLPLAVISYAYTRIWTKLKNHVSPGAGNDHYHQRRQKTTKMLVCVVVVFAVSWLPFHTFQLVSDIDSQVLDLKEYKLIYTVFHVIAMCSTFANPLLYGWMNNNYRTAFLTAFQCEQRLDSIHPEVSAAFKARKKLEAKRSQFPGDSFTQPTNV from the coding sequence ATGGGGCCCCTGGAAGCAATAGGTGAAGAAAACCAGacagatgaaatgaaaatggagCTGTTCACCAAGCTGTACTTGCCAAGATACACCACACCACTCAACGAGCTGGCTCTCGACCCTAAACCAGAACTGAATGACAGCACGACGCTAGTCGAAGTGCAGATAATCCTCATCTTTGCCTACTGTTCCATCATCCTGCTGGGGGTGATCGGAAACTCCCTTGTGATCCACGTGATCATCAAGTTCAAAAGCATGCGCACAGTGACTAACTTCTTCATTGCCAACTTGGCTGTGGCTGATCTGCTGGTGAATACACTGTGCCTGCCCTTCACTTTAGTTTACACACTGTTGGGCGAATGGAAACTGGGCCCAGTCTTGTGCCACCTGGTGCCTTATGCCCAGGCTCTTGCTGTGCACGTGTCAACTGTTACGTTGACCGTGATCGCTTTGGATCGGCATCGCTGCATCGTCTACCACTTGGAAAGCAAAATCTCTAAGCGGATCAGCTTCCTGATCATAGGAGTTGCCTGGGCAGTCAGCGCCCTGTTGGCAAGTCCTCTGGCCATCTTCCGTGAATACTCACTGATTGAGATCATTCCTGACTTCAAGATTGTGGTCTGCTCTGAGAAGTGGCCAGGGGAGGGGCAGCTTAACTACGGCACCATCTACAGCATCTCCATGCTTCTGATCCAGTATGTGCTGCCTCTGGCGGTCATCTCCTACGCCTACACCCGTATTTGGACCAAGCTAAAGAACCACGTTAGTCCAGGGGCTGGGAACGACCACTACCACCAGCGGCGGCAGAAAACCACCAAGATGCTGGTGTGTGTGGTTGTGGTGTTTGCTGTCAGCTGGCTGCCCTTTCACACCTTCCAGCTGGTCAGTGATATTGACAGTCAGGTGCTAGACCTGAAAGAGTACAAACTGATCTACACAGTGTTTCACGTCATTGCCATGTGCTCAACATTTGCTAACCCCCTTCTCTATGGCTGGATGAATAACAACTACAGGACGGCCTTCCTCACAGCCTTTCAGTGTGAGCAGCGGCTGGACTCCATCCACCCTGAAGTATCAGCAGCTTTCAAAGCTAGGAAGAAACTGGAAGCAAAGAGGAGTCAGTTCCCTGGAGACTCTTTCACACAACCTACCAATGTTTAA
- the NPY2R gene encoding neuropeptide Y receptor type 2 isoform X1 codes for MRGAPPPPPPNFLPCPSASQERNAAGQLYCLDQAAARMGPLEAIGEENQTDEMKMELFTKLYLPRYTTPLNELALDPKPELNDSTTLVEVQIILIFAYCSIILLGVIGNSLVIHVIIKFKSMRTVTNFFIANLAVADLLVNTLCLPFTLVYTLLGEWKLGPVLCHLVPYAQALAVHVSTVTLTVIALDRHRCIVYHLESKISKRISFLIIGVAWAVSALLASPLAIFREYSLIEIIPDFKIVVCSEKWPGEGQLNYGTIYSISMLLIQYVLPLAVISYAYTRIWTKLKNHVSPGAGNDHYHQRRQKTTKMLVCVVVVFAVSWLPFHTFQLVSDIDSQVLDLKEYKLIYTVFHVIAMCSTFANPLLYGWMNNNYRTAFLTAFQCEQRLDSIHPEVSAAFKARKKLEAKRSQFPGDSFTQPTNV; via the coding sequence GGACAGCTCTATTGCTTAGACCAGGCTGCTGCAAGGATGGGGCCCCTGGAAGCAATAGGTGAAGAAAACCAGacagatgaaatgaaaatggagCTGTTCACCAAGCTGTACTTGCCAAGATACACCACACCACTCAACGAGCTGGCTCTCGACCCTAAACCAGAACTGAATGACAGCACGACGCTAGTCGAAGTGCAGATAATCCTCATCTTTGCCTACTGTTCCATCATCCTGCTGGGGGTGATCGGAAACTCCCTTGTGATCCACGTGATCATCAAGTTCAAAAGCATGCGCACAGTGACTAACTTCTTCATTGCCAACTTGGCTGTGGCTGATCTGCTGGTGAATACACTGTGCCTGCCCTTCACTTTAGTTTACACACTGTTGGGCGAATGGAAACTGGGCCCAGTCTTGTGCCACCTGGTGCCTTATGCCCAGGCTCTTGCTGTGCACGTGTCAACTGTTACGTTGACCGTGATCGCTTTGGATCGGCATCGCTGCATCGTCTACCACTTGGAAAGCAAAATCTCTAAGCGGATCAGCTTCCTGATCATAGGAGTTGCCTGGGCAGTCAGCGCCCTGTTGGCAAGTCCTCTGGCCATCTTCCGTGAATACTCACTGATTGAGATCATTCCTGACTTCAAGATTGTGGTCTGCTCTGAGAAGTGGCCAGGGGAGGGGCAGCTTAACTACGGCACCATCTACAGCATCTCCATGCTTCTGATCCAGTATGTGCTGCCTCTGGCGGTCATCTCCTACGCCTACACCCGTATTTGGACCAAGCTAAAGAACCACGTTAGTCCAGGGGCTGGGAACGACCACTACCACCAGCGGCGGCAGAAAACCACCAAGATGCTGGTGTGTGTGGTTGTGGTGTTTGCTGTCAGCTGGCTGCCCTTTCACACCTTCCAGCTGGTCAGTGATATTGACAGTCAGGTGCTAGACCTGAAAGAGTACAAACTGATCTACACAGTGTTTCACGTCATTGCCATGTGCTCAACATTTGCTAACCCCCTTCTCTATGGCTGGATGAATAACAACTACAGGACGGCCTTCCTCACAGCCTTTCAGTGTGAGCAGCGGCTGGACTCCATCCACCCTGAAGTATCAGCAGCTTTCAAAGCTAGGAAGAAACTGGAAGCAAAGAGGAGTCAGTTCCCTGGAGACTCTTTCACACAACCTACCAATGTTTAA